The Microbacterium sp. SORGH_AS_0428 genome contains the following window.
CCAGCTGGTCCCGGTAGCCGAATCCCTCTTGCGGTTCCGTGAAGACGCAGTACTCCATGGGGTCAGTCTGCCCCCTCGCGGCGCTCAGTCCGAGGACTTGAGCACGATCGTCTCGGTGGGAGGTGCCGGGTTCGGGGCATGCCCGATGTATCCGATGACCTCCAGCAGCGCCTGCCGCACGGCGGCGGGGCGCTCGAGGTGCACGAGGTGGCCGGCCCCCTCGACGATGAGCTCGCGCACATCCGCCCCGGTCGCGGCGTCCGCATCCAGCACGGCACGCGTCTGCGACACCATGGGCTGGCTCGGTGCCGCATCCGCGCCCGGCCAGTCCGGCAGGATGCCCAGTGAGCCGAGGTGCGCCGGGTCCAGGAAGGAGGCGTCCGACACGATCGCGTCGAGCGCGCCGTGGATCCACAGCACCGGCGTGCGAGCGCCGAGGTGCGCGAGTGCGGACTGGTCGAAGTGGGTGGGGGCGAGCGCGTTGAGCACGCCGAGATCGCCGGATGCCGCGCCCGGCCAGTTGGGGCTCGGCACGGTGTCGCCCGGGTAGTTGCCGCCGGCCGTGGAGGTGGAGAGCATCGCGTCGATCCAGACATCCTCGCGAGCCGTCCGATACGACTCCGAGACGAACTCGGCGCGGAAGACGCTCCGAGGCGATGCAGGCGACTCGTCGCTCTTGTCGCGGGCGGTCAGTCGGCGCACGAACTCCGCGTTGGCCGTGGCGGCACCGGTTCCCGCGCCGTCGTCGCTGAGA
Protein-coding sequences here:
- a CDS encoding alpha/beta hydrolase, with the translated sequence MIEPTSPLFDGITARQVDTARISARVLLRDGDRSDTPADRTVVLLHGLLSSSLIWQEFMEDLPSDLRVVAIDLRGFGGTESLPVDATRGVGDFVDDLHAVLDALEIRAAHLVGTDLGAAIATQYALDGHGALSLTLQAPISPYGLGGTRLDGTLLSDDGAGTGAATANAEFVRRLTARDKSDESPASPRSVFRAEFVSESYRTAREDVWIDAMLSTSTAGGNYPGDTVPSPNWPGAASGDLGVLNALAPTHFDQSALAHLGARTPVLWIHGALDAIVSDASFLDPAHLGSLGILPDWPGADAAPSQPMVSQTRAVLDADAATGADVRELIVEGAGHLVHLERPAAVRQALLEVIGYIGHAPNPAPPTETIVLKSSD